One part of the candidate division WOR-3 bacterium genome encodes these proteins:
- a CDS encoding acyl-CoA carboxylase subunit beta, producing MERYKKIIEELNKRNELALKGGGEERIQKQHEAGKLTARERLEILLDKDSFQEVDRLRVHDCVDFGMNKKKFYGDAVVTGFGKVDGRDVAVFSQDFTVFGGTLSKVFAEKVCKIMDLAMKIGIPIIGLNDSGGARIQEGVASLGGYAEIFLRNTLASGVIPQISVIMGPCAGGAVYSPALTDFIIMTEKTSYMFITGPEVIKAVTREEVTMEKLGGADTHMQVSGVAHFKGKDDKDSLMIARKLLSYLPLNYKEKPPRRETNDDPKRKTPQIKEMLPDDPRKSYDMLPIIEEVVDRGTFFEVQKDWAKNIIIGFARMNGEVVGIVANQPKYLAGCLDINASVKAARFVRFLDCFNIPIITFVDVPGFLPGTAQEYGGIIRHGAKLLYAYCEATVPKITVIVRKAYGGAYDVMSSKHIRGDFNFAYPTAEIAVMGAEGAVNIIFKKEIESAENKEELKKRLIEEYEEKFNNPFKAAELGYIDEIIMFEDTREKIIWALELLKNKKLKNPKKKHGNIPL from the coding sequence ATGGAACGATACAAAAAGATAATTGAAGAATTAAATAAAAGGAATGAACTGGCTTTAAAAGGTGGCGGCGAGGAAAGGATTCAAAAACAGCATGAGGCAGGAAAACTTACCGCTCGAGAAAGATTAGAAATTTTATTAGATAAAGATAGTTTTCAAGAGGTTGATAGGTTAAGGGTTCATGATTGTGTTGATTTCGGAATGAATAAAAAGAAATTTTATGGAGATGCGGTAGTAACCGGGTTTGGTAAAGTTGACGGTCGGGATGTAGCAGTTTTTTCTCAGGATTTTACCGTTTTTGGTGGCACCCTTTCTAAGGTGTTTGCGGAGAAAGTTTGTAAAATTATGGATTTGGCAATGAAAATTGGTATTCCGATAATTGGTTTAAACGACTCCGGTGGCGCGAGAATTCAAGAAGGGGTTGCCTCTTTGGGAGGTTATGCGGAAATATTTTTAAGAAACACTTTGGCTTCCGGAGTTATTCCACAAATTTCGGTGATAATGGGACCTTGTGCTGGTGGAGCGGTTTATTCACCGGCTTTGACTGATTTTATTATTATGACCGAGAAAACTAGTTATATGTTTATTACTGGACCAGAGGTAATCAAAGCAGTAACTCGAGAAGAGGTTACTATGGAAAAACTTGGTGGTGCGGATACTCATATGCAGGTTTCTGGAGTTGCCCATTTTAAAGGAAAGGATGATAAGGATTCATTAATGATTGCCAGAAAATTATTATCCTATTTGCCTTTAAATTACAAAGAAAAACCACCGAGAAGAGAAACCAATGATGACCCAAAAAGAAAGACACCGCAAATTAAAGAAATGCTTCCTGATGATCCAAGAAAATCCTATGATATGTTGCCAATAATCGAAGAAGTTGTGGATAGAGGAACCTTTTTTGAAGTCCAAAAAGATTGGGCAAAGAATATTATTATTGGCTTTGCTCGAATGAATGGCGAGGTTGTTGGTATTGTTGCTAATCAGCCGAAATATCTAGCCGGCTGTTTAGATATAAATGCTTCTGTTAAGGCTGCCCGGTTTGTAAGATTTTTGGATTGTTTCAATATTCCGATAATTACTTTTGTTGATGTGCCTGGTTTTTTACCAGGAACGGCGCAAGAGTACGGTGGAATAATAAGGCATGGTGCAAAATTATTATATGCTTACTGTGAAGCAACAGTACCCAAAATTACGGTAATTGTGAGAAAGGCATATGGTGGTGCTTATGATGTTATGTCTTCTAAACATATTCGAGGTGATTTTAATTTTGCTTACCCAACTGCCGAAATTGCCGTAATGGGTGCCGAAGGAGCGGTAAATATTATCTTCAAAAAGGAGATAGAATCTGCCGAAAATAAAGAAGAACTGAAAAAAAGATTGATTGAAGAATATGAAGAGAAATTTAATAATCCCTTTAAGGCAGCAGAACTTGGTTATATTGATGAGATTATAATGTTTGAAGATACAAGAGAGAAAATTATTTGGGCGTTAGAGTTATTAAAAAATAAAAAACTTAAGAATCCTAAGAAAAAGCACGGTAATATCCCCTTATAA
- a CDS encoding ATP-binding cassette domain-containing protein translates to MNRLLEIKDIFVNYGKEEILKGISLNIQKNEKVILLGPNGSGKTTLVKTILGLLKIKNGSIKIFGKEIENIRGETRLATNYPPVYSLFSINLRDLFDLYIHLKGGDLEYAKTLLENLGLKNVWKKKLHQLSAGQQILVCNILAIASNPELLILDEPFENADPARREKILNLILNYKGTVLLITHQLSVLGYFPNYSLYFIFEGKLYGPLQPLEKILETYIHLKDLENPLLVIEVGGKKIYLSDKVGDYKLKDFIDITRIYEILI, encoded by the coding sequence GTGAATAGATTATTAGAAATTAAAGATATATTTGTTAATTATGGGAAAGAAGAAATATTAAAAGGCATATCTCTTAATATTCAAAAGAACGAAAAGGTTATCTTATTGGGACCCAATGGTTCTGGCAAAACAACATTAGTAAAAACAATTTTAGGATTGCTTAAAATTAAAAACGGTTCAATAAAAATTTTTGGTAAAGAAATCGAAAATATCCGTGGAGAAACAAGATTGGCAACAAACTATCCACCGGTCTATTCATTATTCTCTATTAATCTGCGAGACCTTTTTGATCTTTATATTCATTTGAAAGGAGGAGATTTGGAATATGCCAAAACTCTTTTAGAGAATTTGGGATTAAAAAATGTATGGAAGAAAAAACTTCATCAACTTTCCGCAGGACAGCAGATTCTTGTTTGTAATATATTGGCAATAGCATCGAATCCCGAGTTGTTAATTTTAGATGAGCCTTTTGAGAATGCCGATCCTGCCCGAAGAGAAAAAATTTTAAATCTAATTCTAAATTATAAAGGTACAGTTTTACTAATAACTCATCAGCTTTCGGTTCTTGGATATTTTCCAAACTATTCGCTTTATTTTATCTTTGAAGGCAAGTTGTATGGGCCACTACAACCTTTAGAAAAAATATTAGAGACCTATATCCATTTAAAAGATTTAGAAAATCCTCTTTTGGTAATAGAAGTGGGTGGTAAGAAAATTTACTTAAGTGATAAAGTTGGTGACTATAAATT